The Yamadazyma tenuis chromosome 2, complete sequence sequence ACACTCGCTCCTGTAGTAAACGGCTATAATGGTGGCCTTATATTACATTTCTAGTTACACTACTTCCATGAGTCTCCGCTCTTATTTTACATCCTAGCAGCAACACTTCCCTCGCACCAATCGGTTCTGCTCTACCTGCCTATCAACTTTTACCTCTCTTTACACCCTCTCTACTACCGTTATAGCCCCTCCAGAATCTTGCTCCGCCCCAACTTCCCGcccttcttcaagtatcGGTCCATACGGGACCCAATCTTCTGCCGAAAATGATCAAGATCCAATGGCCTATACGGATTATAGTTGTCGCGAGTAGTTCGCACCCACTGCTTTAGACATGAAGATCCCGAATCCTCAATCTCTCTGTGAAATAAGGGACACTTGCACCGACATCCAACCCCATTAACCACAGGCGCATTGGGTTTGTACAGCTGGAAAAATGGGTTGTTCGCATTGGCTTCATCAGGCGTATATGGTAGTTGGTTTAACTTGGAGTTCCCAGGACAATGAGCAAGGGTCGAATGTTGATACCCAATATCTCTGAAATAATGGACATCTTTGGTGTCCAACATCATGGCCAACGCAAGAGAATGCACCGGTGCATCTCCCCATCTTTCTTTATAAAACCCCCCGCTAAGTTCcaattgctgcaaatacTCCTGGTACAACTCAGACGTGAACAAATCGGTTCGAGCAATCTCAAAGTTCGACCAGAAATGACATAAATTATACTCCTCGTAGTCGAAGCGATCCTCATGAAGACGGGGCAATTGACGGGCCTTATTGATGAACTGGTCGAGTACCCCATCGTCGATACCCGAAAGATCTTTTTTATTGGGcatctccaaaaacttcttgatagCCACCTCATCTTccactttcttcaagatctgcTTGCGATCCTTGATCATGTCGTAGTCCTTGTCATCCACGCCCCCACTGAACcgaaaatttttcaccatcatTCTCCATAACTTGGAAGGTTTGATTTTGCGATTGACCGCAAAAGCCTTGGTTTCGCGGAATAGGCTGGGCACCGTATAGTACAACTCATGAATCATGACATTGAACCCGTACTTTTTGTTGTGGGCTTCCATCTCCACAAACGGGTCGTATGTGATGTCACAAAAGAACTCCACGTCGGGTTCCACCCGCCAGTACCAGTCCCTTTTACGCACTAGTGGGTGCTGGTAAAACTTACCTGAAAAATACCGGCACATCTGGTGGTACGACGCCTTATTACCGTAGTAGATCCGCCGGTCGCCCTGGCTGTTTatgaactcattgaatTCGTCGGGGTCCACGCCCGAAAACCCCCAGTCTTCGGGGGGAATCACCCCAAACTCCACGCGGCCCTGGGTGTACTGCTGGACCGTTTGCTTAAAAGTATCGTCAAACTCCTGGTCGTTGAGAAAAACCCACGGGTACTTGAACCACTGGTTGAAGTGACGCTCTAGCGATGTCATTGACTTGATGACGCCATCGAGTTCTTTGTTACGAGCTAGCACAATAAAAGCAGCGTTCTGCCGAGGCTGAGAAGTGTCGATTTCACGGCACCCGAGCTGGAACGGCGCATCAATGGACGAAGAGATATCGCGTTCGctgaacttcaacttggaggCGCTGTCGACGTGGTGACGGTGCATTAGCTCTTGATCTGTGAGGTGGTGGACGTGTTTGTCGGGGTTGGCGGAGGTGTACAAAAGCACGAGACACGCGAGCGTAAGGCAAGCGGCGAGCAGTAGGCGGAACCGTCGGGCACGTAAGGGTGATAGCGGTGTAAGCCGCCCTCGACGCGGGAGCCGAATGTCTTGGCCTGTGTTTGTGGTCATAAGTGTTTGATGAGTAGCCGCGCTGATGAGAGATGGGTTCGCGAGCGCGCTGACACTAAACGTACATATTATTATACAAAAGCCTACTTGCCCTTCTTCACAATGGCGTTGCGCAACATCGACAAGTCGtcgttcaactcttctggCTTCAAGCCCTGAACCCCCACAAATTGTTTGTGCTGCGCTCGCGTGTGAGCACGAGAATGAGTATTGGGATCCGCTAGTATCAAGCCGGTACCACCCAACTCGTTGTTCATGATGATCGAGTTCAACGCATCGTAGTCCTTGTCACTAAGGTTGCTGTCGTTGCCGCTGCCGCTGGACATGCCGCTGGTGTGTTGCTGGTTGAGTTTCAGATGCGCATGGGAGTATCCCTGAGGAGGAGCCGACGACATCTCGTCGTTGGACAGGTACCGGGTGGCATAGTGGCGCTGGCGCTTGCCGGCGGTGGAAGTGTAGCCGGCCGAGTGGCCGCCGCCGTCGGAGAGATCGTCCTTTTCGCCTGGGGTGAACCGCAGACTCAACTCCCGTTTTCGAAGAGACCGCCGACCCGTCAACGCATGGCCAGCCACTGCGTTGAGGGCCGCCGTGTTGGCATCGTGGCCCATGGCACTCCACAGGTTAGCGTTCACGAGgttcaaaagaagtttATCTTCCTTGAGTTGTTTAATTTCCTTCTGGAGCTTATCGTAGAGTTTTTCCTTCAAGAGTCGAATCATCTTATCATGGTTTTCCTTGGCGGTGGCCAAGTCCGCCTTGTACTCCACCTCGCAGCGCTTCACCTGGTACTCTTCCCAGAGGCGCAACTGC is a genomic window containing:
- the SDS3 gene encoding histone deacetylase and transcriptional regulator (EggNog:ENOG503NYMV; COG:D,K); translation: MDTISKKDKRRHQIVSRLSKLDSTLMVDRDSFYRVSLHNLQTTLATLQQGTNPEFLAQKQQVEVSRDFDLTQLRLWEEYQVKRCEVEYKADLATAKENHDKMIRLLKEKLYDKLQKEIKQLKEDKLLLNLVNANSWSAMGHDANTAALNAVAGHALTGRRSLRKRELSSRFTPGEKDDLSDGGGHSAGYTSTAGKRQRHYATRYSSNDEMSSAPPQGYSHAHSKLNQQHTSGMSSGSGNDSNLSDKDYDALNSIIMNNELGGTGLILADPNTHSRAHTRAQHKQFVGVQGLKPEELNDDLSMLRNAIVKKGK
- the omh4 gene encoding O-glycoside alpha-1,2-mannosyltransferase 4 (CAZy:GT15; EggNog:ENOG503NWWJ; COG:G), giving the protein MHRHHVDSASKLKFSERDISSSIDAPFQLGCREIDTSQPRQNAAFIVLARNKELDGVIKSMTSLERHFNQWFKYPWVFLNDQEFDDTFKQTVQQYTQGRVEFGVIPPEDWGFSGVDPDEFNEFINSQGDRRIYYGNKASYHQMCRYFSGKFYQHPLVRKRDWYWRVEPDVEFFCDITYDPFVEMEAHNKKYGFNVMIHELYYTVPSLFRETKAFAVNRKIKPSKLWRMMVKNFRFSGGVDDKDYDMIKDRKQILKKVEDEVAIKKFLEMPNKKDLSGIDDGVLDQFINKARQLPRLHEDRFDYEEYNLCHFWSNFEIARTDLFTSELYQEYLQQLELSGGFYKERWGDAPVHSLALAMMLDTKDVHYFRDIGYQHSTLAHCPGNSKLNQLPYTPDEANANNPFFQSYKPNAPVVNGVGCRCKCPLFHREIEDSGSSCLKQWVRTTRDNYNPYRPLDLDHFRQKIGSRMDRYLKKGGKLGRSKISEGL